In Dromaius novaehollandiae isolate bDroNov1 chromosome 14, bDroNov1.hap1, whole genome shotgun sequence, a genomic segment contains:
- the GRIFIN gene encoding grifin, protein MALRFEALYPEGMCPGWSVIIKGETSSSTSMFEINFLCDPGDQIAFHFNPRFASSRIVCNSFLANHWGKEEVNNTFPFEAKESFQVEIYSDQDYFHIFIDENKILQYKHRQKNLSSITKLQILNDIAISSVEITKRGLF, encoded by the exons TTCGAGGCACTGTACCCAGAGGGGATGTGTCCTGGCTGGAGTGTCATCATCAAAGGCGAAACGagttccagcacaagcat GTTTGAAATTAATTTCCTCTGTGATCCTGGAGACCAAATCGCTTTCCACTTCAACCCTCGCTTTGCCAGCTCCAGAATCGTCTGCAACTCCTTCCTAGCCAACCACTGGGGGAAGGAAGAAGTTAATAACACCTTCCCCTTTGAAGCAAAGGAGTCGTTCCAG GTTGAAATCTACTCTGACCAGGACTATTTCCATATTTTCATCGATGAAAACAAAATCTTGCAGTACAAGCATCGACAGAAGAATCTTTCATCTATCACCAAACTGCAGATTCTGAATGATATTGCCATTTCTTCAGTGGAAATCACCAAACGGGGCCTCTTTTAG